From Mumia sp. ZJ1417:
GTCGCCGCCGGGCAGTGCACCAAGGTCGACCCCGAGGCGCGTCCCGCCGCGGTCGGCCTGCTGGGCTGCGGCGTGATGGCCGGCATCGGTGCGGCGATCAACACCGGCAACGTCGGCCGCGGCAAGTCCGTCGCCGTGATCGGCTGCGGCGGAGTCGGAGTGGCCGCGATCGCCGGCTCGGCCCTCGCCGGGGCCAGCACGATCATCGCCGTCGACATCGACCCCAAGAAGCTCGATGCCGCCACCCGGCTCGGCGCCACCCACACGGTCAACTCCTCCGAGACCGACCCGGTCGAGGCGATCCAGGCGCTGACCGGTGGCTACGGCGCCGACGTCGTCATCGACGCGGTCGGCCGTCCCGAGACCTGGAAGCAGGCGTTCTACGCCCGCGACCTCGCCGGCACCGTCGTCCTCGTCGGTGTCCCGACGCCCGACATGGAGCTGCCCGGCATCCCGCTGATCGACATGTTCTCGCGCGGCGGTGCGCTCAAGTCGTCCTGGTACGGCGACTGCCTGCCGAGCCGCGACTTCCCGATGCTCGTCGACCTCTATCGTCAGGGCCGCCTCGACCTCGACGCGTTCGTCACCGAGGAGATCGCGATCGACGGCATCGAGGCCGCGTTCGAGCGGATGCACCACGGCGACGTGCTGCGCTCGGTGGTGGTCTTCTCGTGAGCGGCGCGCCTCGCATCGGCTCCGCCGACGGGCCACGCATCGACCACGGAGTCGTCTCGGGGACCTTCTCGCTCGACGGCGAGACCTTCGACGTCGACAACAACGTCTGGGTCGTCGGTGACGACTCCGAGTGCGTCGTGATCGACGCACCGCACGACATCGACGCGATCCTCGAGGTGGTCGGAGACCGTACGGTCAAGGCGATCGTGTGCACGCACGCCCACGACGACCACGTGCGCGTGGCACCCGCCCTCCGCGAGCGCGTCGGTGCTCCGATCTTCCTGCACCCCGCCGACAAGCCGCTGTGGGAGCTCACGCACCCCGACGCGCTGTGGGACGTCGACCTCTCCGACGGCCAGGCCATCCCCGTCGGCGGCACGACGCTGACGGTGCTGCACACGCCGGGTCACGCGCCCGGCGCCGTCTGCCTGTACGCGGCGGACCTCGGCGCCGTCTTTACCGGCGACACGCTCTTCGAGGGCGGGCCCGGCGCGACGGGGCGCTCGTACTCGGACCGGCCGACGATCGAGGACTCGATCCGTACGACGCTCTTCGTGCTGCCCGACGACACCGTCGTCCACACCGGGCACGGCGCTGACACGACGATCGGCGCGGAGCGGGCCAACCTCGGCTGACGCGACAGTGCGGTCGATCGCTGCCACATGCTGACAGCGATCGACCGCGCAGTGGTCGTACGGGCTCTCAGCCGACCTCGAGCGGCAGCGTCTCGTCGGCAGCCCACTCGGTCATCGAGCCGTCGTACACGGCGACGTCGTCGCGGCCGAGCTGAGCGAGCGTGAAAGCGAGCGTCGTCGCCGCGATGCCGGAGCCGCAGTAGGTGATCGGCTTCTTGTCGACGTCGAGCGCACCGGCGGCCTCGAACGTCCCGCGGACCTCCTCGGCGTCGCGCAGGCGGCCGGACTCGTCGAGCAGCGTGCCGAAGAAGACGTGGCTGCTGCCCGGGATACGGCCCGGGCGCGCGTACGTCTGGCGCTCGCCCTTGTACGTCGCCTCGTCGAGCGAGTTCACGAGGACGCGGCTGTCGTCGTCGATCGCGGCGCGGACCTGCGCGACGTCCGCGAGCAGCTCCGGGCGGCGCTTCGCGACGAACGTCGTCGCGGGGAGGGTCTCGACGCCGCTCGTGACCGGCTGGCCGGCCTCGCGCCACGCGGTGAAGCCGCCGTTGAGGATCGAGATGCGGTCGAAGCCCTCGAGGCGCAGGTTCCACCAGAAGCGGGTCGCCCAGATGTTCACGCCCTGGTCGTACAGGACGACGTGGTCGTCGTTGCCGATGCCGAGCGCGCCGAGCCGCTGCGCGAACGTGTCGGAGTCGAGGGCGGTGAAGGTCGTCGCCGCGTCGGTGTCGGCGAAGTCCGCGAGGAGGTCGGCGAAGACGGCGCCGGGGACGTGTCCCTTCTCGTACGCCTCGCGGCCGGACTCCACGTCGTAGTAGCCGTCGCCCTCGGGTTGGGTCAGGAACGTCGTCACGTCCACGACCCGTACGTCGGAGTCGAGACGGTCGGCGAGCCAGGCGACGTCGACGAGTGCGGGTACGTCAGGCATGGATGCTCCTTCAGGAGTGGATGGTTGCCTTGTCAATCAACGCACGGGGACGGCTCGCCTGTTCCGTCGTTCCCGTCACAGCGCACCGGACGCAGCCCGTCAGAGCAGCCCGTCGACGAGCGTCGTCGGGGAGCCGAACCGGTGGTCGGTGACGGCGATCGCCTGCTCGTGCACGAACGTGAGCAGCTCGACACGTCCCGCCTCGACGACCGGCTGCGCGTACAGCGCGATCTCGGGGCGGCCGGCGCTGGCGGCGGCGAACGCGATCCGGTCACCGCCGATGAGGCGTACGCGCCCGGACGGCAGCCCGGCGAGGGCGTCACGCCAGGTCGCCGCGTCCTCGACGACCGCGGTCAGCCCGACGCCGCCGAGCGCGGTGGCGACCCGCTCGGGCAGCGGCTCGACGGTCGAGATCCGCACCGGGGCGCCGGCCCGCAGCGCGGCGCCGACGACGCGGAGCAGCTCGGTCACCGAGCCGGACTCGAGCCGGATCCACGCCGGGACGGGGAGGTGACGCAGCACGTTGCGCTCGATCTCCAGCCCGGTGACGTCCTTGGCGACGCCGAGATCGGACGCCCAGACCGCAGCGTCGGAGCCGAACGCGCGGGTGAGGAGCGCGAGCGCG
This genomic window contains:
- a CDS encoding S-(hydroxymethyl)mycothiol dehydrogenase gives rise to the protein MHEVKGVVAKAVGEPVSLETILVPDPGPGEALVKVEACGVCHTDLHYREGGINDEFPFLLGHEAAGIVEAVGEGVTAIAPGDFVVLNWRAVCGVCRACERGEPQYCFDTHNATQQMTLADGTPLSPALGIGAFAEKTLVAAGQCTKVDPEARPAAVGLLGCGVMAGIGAAINTGNVGRGKSVAVIGCGGVGVAAIAGSALAGASTIIAVDIDPKKLDAATRLGATHTVNSSETDPVEAIQALTGGYGADVVIDAVGRPETWKQAFYARDLAGTVVLVGVPTPDMELPGIPLIDMFSRGGALKSSWYGDCLPSRDFPMLVDLYRQGRLDLDAFVTEEIAIDGIEAAFERMHHGDVLRSVVVFS
- a CDS encoding MBL fold metallo-hydrolase; protein product: MSGAPRIGSADGPRIDHGVVSGTFSLDGETFDVDNNVWVVGDDSECVVIDAPHDIDAILEVVGDRTVKAIVCTHAHDDHVRVAPALRERVGAPIFLHPADKPLWELTHPDALWDVDLSDGQAIPVGGTTLTVLHTPGHAPGAVCLYAADLGAVFTGDTLFEGGPGATGRSYSDRPTIEDSIRTTLFVLPDDTVVHTGHGADTTIGAERANLG
- a CDS encoding sulfurtransferase, producing MPDVPALVDVAWLADRLDSDVRVVDVTTFLTQPEGDGYYDVESGREAYEKGHVPGAVFADLLADFADTDAATTFTALDSDTFAQRLGALGIGNDDHVVLYDQGVNIWATRFWWNLRLEGFDRISILNGGFTAWREAGQPVTSGVETLPATTFVAKRRPELLADVAQVRAAIDDDSRVLVNSLDEATYKGERQTYARPGRIPGSSHVFFGTLLDESGRLRDAEEVRGTFEAAGALDVDKKPITYCGSGIAATTLAFTLAQLGRDDVAVYDGSMTEWAADETLPLEVG